Proteins encoded in a region of the Balneola sp. genome:
- a CDS encoding TonB-dependent receptor produces MKRFTLLLFALLMTSAPLLAQSKGKIAGTVIDEFGEPLIGVQVFIDGTTKGVLTDIDGKYSIVNMDPGKYVVVFSYIGFATTRVQEVEVILGLTTEVDVTMNEEVIEGQEVIVTAERPIVEKDRTTTTAYISSEQLEALPIVNLSEAINQQAGVVDGHFRGGRIGEVSYLVNGVPINNAFSNGASFDVEQNMVSSLEVISGVFNAEYGQALSGVVNIVTKGVGSEWTGNFLGYAGTIVSDRELEFVTRNTSQTSFLGVSDFSNETFSYTEASSTFEERDMQVSLGGPIIKDKLGIQATLRYVNNPGHLIGRDLYRPSDLQSGVSGSGDPSTWLINASGTGDFYEMNNQERISMNASVVYEFNSRLKLDYNLFYQTGDGRNYNQAYKYNPFGTNKYYFQNQTHILGLRYTMGDNSFANVSYSFLNDRDDNYLYDDVDASGILDSRYVAPELSTQQGQDAFNMGGNDLFSSRGITQSHTIVADYTSQVNNIVLWKTGVSARFHSLENESFGILVLPDETAFRGDNQLDNNLLDVNPWEGAGYSQVKLEFDNLIVNAGLRFDYFEPDFVVPIDVAQASEEMIPDPSSPGDSLFNRTDADPTFQLSPRLGVAFPISETGVMRFSAGLFFQTPQLSLLYSNNEFDRNPGAATFSYGNANLEPERTLQFEVGLQQGLTETLGLDLTVFSKDIRKLAGNEVVRSAVGIPVSRLENIDYGTVKGVTLSLYQRGNLPVTWTFDYTLQFASGSASDPNERFNRFVNGADDIISINRLNWDRRHVLNNSITWVSKFGLTISSINSLQTGNPYTSIRDFLQSNVPNNENAPTWFNSDMRVYYKPPVVSHDIELFLQVDNVFDTNPHFGIYTDTGLADESTALARRLAGGGQPGGLNTYEEWYLDESRRGAPRSVKLGLSYNF; encoded by the coding sequence ATGAAACGCTTCACTCTTCTTCTTTTTGCGTTATTAATGACAAGCGCTCCCCTTCTGGCGCAAAGTAAAGGTAAGATAGCCGGAACAGTTATAGATGAATTTGGAGAACCACTTATTGGTGTTCAGGTATTTATCGATGGTACTACAAAAGGGGTATTAACTGATATTGATGGTAAGTATTCCATTGTGAATATGGATCCGGGTAAATATGTCGTTGTTTTCAGCTATATAGGTTTTGCAACAACAAGAGTACAGGAGGTGGAAGTAATCCTGGGGTTAACCACCGAAGTTGACGTAACCATGAATGAAGAGGTTATAGAAGGTCAGGAAGTAATTGTAACCGCTGAACGACCTATTGTAGAAAAAGACAGGACTACTACTACTGCTTACATAAGCTCCGAGCAGCTTGAAGCGCTTCCGATTGTAAATTTGAGTGAAGCTATTAATCAGCAAGCCGGGGTAGTTGACGGTCACTTTAGAGGGGGAAGAATTGGTGAAGTTTCGTATTTGGTAAATGGGGTGCCAATTAACAACGCATTTAGTAACGGAGCTTCTTTTGATGTGGAACAAAATATGGTTTCCAGTCTGGAAGTAATTAGTGGGGTATTTAATGCAGAATATGGACAAGCTCTTAGTGGGGTAGTTAATATTGTAACTAAAGGAGTAGGTTCCGAATGGACAGGAAATTTTCTTGGCTATGCAGGCACTATTGTAAGTGATAGAGAGCTTGAGTTTGTAACAAGAAATACCTCTCAAACTAGTTTCCTGGGGGTTAGTGATTTTTCAAATGAAACCTTTTCATATACAGAGGCTTCCTCAACATTCGAAGAACGTGATATGCAGGTTTCTCTAGGTGGTCCGATCATTAAAGATAAGCTTGGTATTCAGGCTACTCTTAGATATGTAAATAATCCCGGTCATTTGATTGGAAGAGATTTATACCGACCAAGCGATTTACAATCTGGTGTTTCGGGTAGTGGAGATCCTAGTACCTGGCTGATCAATGCTTCAGGAACTGGTGATTTTTACGAGATGAATAACCAGGAAAGAATTTCAATGAATGCATCGGTGGTGTATGAGTTTAACAGCCGATTAAAATTAGATTACAACCTGTTTTATCAAACTGGAGATGGTAGAAATTACAATCAGGCATATAAGTACAATCCATTCGGTACTAATAAATACTATTTCCAAAACCAGACTCACATTTTAGGTCTGAGATACACGATGGGGGATAATTCTTTTGCAAACGTTTCTTACAGCTTCTTGAATGATAGAGATGATAATTATCTGTATGATGACGTTGATGCTTCAGGAATATTAGATTCAAGATATGTTGCTCCTGAACTTTCTACTCAGCAGGGTCAGGATGCCTTCAACATGGGTGGAAATGATCTGTTTTCGAGCAGAGGAATTACTCAATCTCATACTATCGTTGCAGATTACACCTCACAAGTAAATAATATTGTACTATGGAAAACAGGGGTTTCTGCAAGGTTCCACAGTCTCGAAAATGAATCATTTGGTATTCTAGTTTTACCTGATGAAACAGCATTTAGGGGAGACAACCAGCTAGACAACAATTTATTAGATGTTAATCCTTGGGAAGGAGCCGGATATTCTCAGGTAAAACTTGAATTCGACAACCTAATCGTAAATGCCGGACTTAGATTCGATTATTTTGAGCCTGATTTCGTGGTTCCAATTGATGTAGCTCAGGCAAGCGAAGAAATGATTCCAGATCCAAGCAGCCCTGGTGATTCGTTATTCAACCGTACAGACGCTGACCCTACTTTCCAGTTAAGCCCAAGATTAGGAGTAGCTTTTCCAATTTCTGAAACAGGTGTAATGAGATTCTCTGCTGGGTTATTTTTCCAAACCCCTCAGTTGAGCTTATTATACTCTAACAACGAGTTTGACAGAAACCCAGGGGCTGCCACCTTCTCTTATGGTAACGCAAACCTTGAGCCAGAGCGTACTCTTCAATTTGAGGTCGGTCTTCAACAAGGTCTTACTGAAACCTTAGGATTAGACTTAACTGTATTCTCAAAAGATATTCGTAAGCTGGCTGGTAACGAAGTAGTGAGAAGTGCGGTAGGTATTCCGGTGAGTCGTCTGGAGAATATTGATTATGGTACGGTAAAAGGGGTGACTCTTTCACTATACCAACGTGGAAATCTTCCAGTAACCTGGACTTTTGACTATACTCTGCAATTCGCCAGTGGATCAGCATCTGATCCTAATGAGCGATTTAATCGATTTGTAAATGGAGCCGATGATATCATTAGCATCAATCGACTAAACTGGGACAGAAGGCATGTACTTAATAACTCAATTACATGGGTAAGTAAATTTGGTCTTACTATTTCCTCAATAAACAGTCTTCAAACAGGAAATCCTTATACCTCAATTCGTGACTTCCTACAGTCGAATGTTCCAAATAATGAAAATGCACCAACATGGTTCAACTCAGACATGCGAGTGTATTACAAGCCACCAGTAGTTTCTCATGATATTGAACTCTTCCTTCAGGTAGATAATGTATTCGATACTAATCCACACTTTGGTATTTATACGGATACTGGTTTGGCAGATGAATCCACTGCGTTAGCAAGAAGACTTGCTGGTGGAGGACAACCCGGTGGTCTTAATACTTATGAGGAGTGGTATTTGGATGAGTCCAGAAGAGGTGCTCCCCGATCCGTTAAACTTGGCTTAAGCTATAATTTCTAA
- a CDS encoding T9SS C-terminal target domain-containing protein, which produces MINATIKRLATFALVMIMMVGFANTTFAQNTLYGENIILDGDFSADTLSSNWATDINSGATATIGVTNNELSITDIVPAGNQWNVQAIQILSADQISALGNAGTIELTFDARTTADTKTFHVFLGENGGTWARYWQSPGDGDVTVTNSMETYTLVADVDETWENMKFGFEVATDTSSLFIDNIVVRSVNDNILFDGGFAGDTLSSNWGTVTTDGAAATFSNTDGQLAITDITSTGTTFHIQAFQEFTQDQIDSVYAGPYEIFFDARAEATKSFTVYFGENVPGGGWTNFGGTIEVGTEMQTYSMQANATGNFPMMKFGFEVGSDASSVYFDNVIVRRVREIKPEAPTFGLATENGVVTISADDQSDAAMFEVFFSDTAFTTTDGGVNVGTIDPANGLTLDHSTLAPHPTLVDDFTAYYGVVAVTGSGTESDLVVSSIETSMGVQPNYISEISADDADAIFTAVDTETFPDAATIASYFPEGYQPFTINSENRSIENGTGGDGDADISGQMWVGFETGSGADFMIIYAEIMDDILVPAPLASGGNGAWNFDSWEMGIGAYAPESFIRGSDHDAFEIGDEPDYQFRAGFFSDAAPFISAWDGGAGSYDQLVPNSATLGDSSQAGMYRLLTIVSTIQFSTVNTTSVNFDFPTGTGVTTVPFQFALNDNDATSRDTQISWSPLAGQDDWWNTPSRWVTVAMTGLDASFTVSNEEDPDAESPYAFSLEQNYPNPFNPSTNIEFTLASASNVTLEVYNMLGQKVATLLDGERLSAGSHQQLFNAANLSSGMYLYRLSTESFSQSRKMMLIK; this is translated from the coding sequence ATGATTAATGCTACTATTAAGCGATTAGCTACATTCGCTTTAGTGATGATTATGATGGTGGGTTTTGCAAATACAACATTTGCTCAGAACACACTTTACGGCGAAAACATCATTCTAGACGGTGATTTTTCTGCTGATACCTTATCTAGCAATTGGGCAACTGACATTAACAGTGGAGCAACTGCTACTATTGGAGTCACTAATAATGAGCTTTCGATTACGGATATTGTACCAGCCGGAAACCAATGGAATGTGCAAGCTATTCAGATCTTAAGTGCAGATCAGATCAGCGCTCTAGGCAATGCCGGGACAATAGAACTTACCTTTGATGCGCGCACAACTGCGGACACAAAAACTTTTCACGTTTTCTTAGGTGAAAACGGAGGAACTTGGGCAAGGTACTGGCAATCTCCTGGAGATGGGGATGTAACTGTAACTAATAGCATGGAAACTTACACCCTGGTTGCTGATGTGGATGAAACTTGGGAAAACATGAAATTTGGTTTTGAAGTTGCAACCGATACTTCCAGTTTATTTATAGACAACATTGTAGTTCGCAGTGTAAATGACAACATTCTTTTTGATGGTGGATTCGCAGGCGATACCCTAAGTTCAAATTGGGGAACAGTAACTACTGACGGTGCTGCTGCAACTTTCTCTAACACAGATGGCCAGCTAGCTATTACTGATATTACAAGTACAGGAACTACGTTCCATATTCAGGCTTTCCAGGAATTTACACAGGATCAAATTGATTCGGTGTATGCCGGGCCATATGAAATCTTCTTTGACGCTCGTGCTGAAGCAACAAAATCATTCACAGTGTATTTTGGTGAGAACGTACCAGGTGGTGGATGGACAAACTTTGGTGGAACTATCGAAGTAGGTACTGAAATGCAAACCTACTCTATGCAAGCAAATGCAACTGGTAACTTCCCAATGATGAAGTTTGGTTTTGAAGTTGGTTCAGATGCTTCAAGCGTATACTTCGACAATGTAATTGTTAGAAGAGTTCGTGAAATTAAACCAGAAGCTCCTACCTTCGGTCTTGCTACCGAAAATGGTGTAGTAACTATTTCAGCTGATGATCAATCAGATGCAGCTATGTTCGAAGTATTCTTTAGTGATACTGCGTTTACTACCACTGATGGTGGAGTTAACGTAGGTACTATTGATCCTGCGAATGGTCTTACTCTAGATCACTCTACATTAGCGCCTCACCCAACATTAGTTGATGACTTTACCGCATACTATGGTGTGGTAGCTGTTACAGGTTCAGGAACTGAAAGTGACCTTGTAGTTAGCTCTATCGAAACTAGTATGGGCGTTCAGCCAAATTACATTTCTGAAATTAGCGCTGATGATGCAGATGCAATCTTTACTGCAGTTGATACCGAGACTTTCCCAGATGCAGCTACTATTGCTAGTTACTTCCCTGAAGGTTACCAGCCTTTTACAATAAACAGTGAAAATCGTTCTATCGAGAACGGTACTGGTGGTGACGGTGATGCAGATATTTCTGGTCAAATGTGGGTCGGTTTCGAAACTGGTTCAGGAGCTGATTTCATGATCATTTATGCAGAAATTATGGATGATATTTTAGTACCTGCACCTTTAGCTAGTGGTGGTAACGGTGCCTGGAACTTTGATAGCTGGGAAATGGGCATTGGTGCCTATGCTCCTGAGTCATTCATTAGAGGATCTGACCATGATGCTTTTGAGATTGGTGATGAGCCTGATTACCAGTTCCGTGCTGGATTCTTCTCTGATGCTGCTCCATTTATTAGTGCATGGGATGGCGGTGCCGGTTCTTATGATCAATTAGTACCAAACTCAGCTACACTTGGTGATAGTTCTCAGGCAGGTATGTATCGACTACTTACTATTGTTAGTACTATTCAATTCAGTACTGTAAACACTACGTCAGTAAACTTCGATTTCCCAACAGGTACCGGAGTAACTACTGTACCATTCCAGTTTGCACTGAATGATAACGATGCTACTTCTCGAGATACTCAAATCTCCTGGTCTCCACTTGCTGGTCAGGATGACTGGTGGAATACTCCATCAAGATGGGTAACTGTTGCAATGACAGGTTTGGACGCTTCATTTACAGTTTCAAATGAAGAAGATCCTGATGCAGAAAGCCCATATGCTTTCTCATTGGAGCAAAACTATCCTAACCCATTCAACCCAAGCACAAACATTGAGTTCACATTAGCATCTGCGTCTAATGTTACTCTTGAAGTGTATAACATGCTTGGTCAAAAAGTAGCTACGCTACTTGATGGCGAAAGATTAAGTGCTGGAAGTCATCAGCAATTATTCAATGCTGCAAATCTTTCTTCTGGAATGTACTTATACAGATTAAGTACTGAGAGCTTCTCTCAATCTAGAAAAATGATGCTTATTAAATAA
- a CDS encoding LacI family transcriptional regulator encodes MEKATLHDIAEKTGLSVSTVSRILRGESKTSSENVELTIRTAQEINYPINSRVLNGKYSYKRRIQVALITSLYPDEFYSTFFYGFNEAAIGNNIGLSLHVFNPEVSTLGEFITELSYNSIDAAILFLPTLQEKDYAEVLETIPSDFVILSVAPLFNPVLDTVTFDSYRGGYIVAKHFYKKDYLDVGIITGPVNKNESLLRKNGYLDFINQTNNMNLVWHFEGDYSLESGKLACKEFDKLSKKPRAIFCSNDYMCLGFLEQANLLGIDIPGEVAISGYDDLPICSYVHPAITSVHTNYEILAKKAFNILFEKMEGSASHNGILSVIPVSLSERKTT; translated from the coding sequence ATGGAAAAAGCCACATTACATGACATAGCGGAAAAAACTGGTCTCTCTGTTTCCACTGTTTCTCGAATTTTAAGAGGGGAGTCAAAAACAAGTTCTGAAAATGTAGAGCTTACAATCAGAACTGCCCAAGAAATCAATTACCCCATAAACTCAAGGGTACTAAACGGTAAGTACAGTTATAAAAGGCGAATTCAAGTCGCCCTTATTACTTCACTGTACCCCGATGAATTTTACTCAACCTTTTTTTATGGCTTTAATGAAGCAGCTATAGGAAATAATATTGGGTTGTCGCTTCATGTATTTAACCCCGAGGTTTCTACCCTGGGAGAATTTATCACGGAGTTGAGCTATAATTCTATTGATGCGGCAATACTTTTTTTGCCCACCCTCCAGGAAAAAGATTACGCAGAAGTATTAGAAACTATACCCTCGGATTTTGTAATTCTTTCAGTAGCCCCTTTATTCAACCCGGTTCTTGATACGGTTACCTTTGATTCTTATAGAGGTGGATATATTGTGGCCAAGCATTTTTATAAAAAGGATTATCTGGATGTAGGGATAATTACAGGCCCAGTTAATAAAAATGAATCTTTGTTGCGCAAAAATGGATACCTGGATTTTATTAACCAGACAAATAACATGAACCTTGTATGGCATTTCGAAGGAGATTATAGTTTAGAATCTGGGAAATTGGCATGCAAAGAGTTCGACAAACTTTCCAAAAAGCCCCGAGCCATTTTTTGCAGCAATGATTACATGTGCCTTGGCTTCCTCGAACAAGCAAATTTATTAGGCATTGATATACCAGGCGAGGTAGCGATCTCAGGGTACGATGACCTCCCGATTTGTAGCTATGTACACCCTGCAATAACCTCAGTACATACTAACTATGAGATCCTGGCTAAAAAGGCGTTCAATATTCTTTTTGAAAAAATGGAAGGCTCTGCCTCACACAATGGAATTTTAAGTGTTATTCCTGTTTCGCTATCAGAGCGAAAAACCACATGA